Proteins found in one Parasteatoda tepidariorum isolate YZ-2023 chromosome 7, CAS_Ptep_4.0, whole genome shotgun sequence genomic segment:
- the LOC107455621 gene encoding fatty-acid amide hydrolase 2-like yields MNLVHRIIAGRKKALPPIDDEILFMSATELAERIRNRKLKCEDVIRSYYKRAQEVQPLINAITDARYEGALKEAIQIDQFLEKVAKTPEEIKKDTPLLGVPFSCKEVLGIEGLRQTCGIYEERNNIADSDGDAPALYRAAGAIPVTVTNVPELCYWIHPVNKIYGQTKNPYDTTRIPGGSSGGEAALIASAGAVIGIGTDMAGSIRIPSSLCGIYGHKPSSGVVSNRGYFPWIEPEEMSFDHINCTGPMCRYAEDLLLLMKVLSRNDPRLDLDKQVDFKNVKIYYMEETPNNPVLPAIKQAFKKAVTHFEERFEVKAIKLQLPEFEYSFDLFKYKVLDVDFLSKRLLADKNGKVHLWLEILKFMVGISEHCFPFLLTAILEKNEKDQIYYETMKIADSLEKKLQKIFQEEAIFLLPAAPDTAPFCHSSITKLRNMMYFPIFNHFGVPITSVPVSLHNGLPIGIQVVSGQLNDRLTIAAAVELNTVFRGWKNPCSTTARKVWSA; encoded by the exons ATGAATTTAGTTCATCGTATTATTGCCGGAAGAAAAAAGGCATTGCCACCCATTGATGATGAAATACTTTTCATGTCTGCAACGGAACTAGCTGAGAGAATTCGCAATcgtaaa CTAAAATGTGAAGATGTTATTCGATCTTATTATAAAAGAGCTCAAGAAGTGCAACCTTTGATTAATGCTATAACTGATGCTAGATACGAAGGGGCACTAAAAGAAGCAATACAAATCgatcaatttttagaaaaagtggcGAAAACtccagaagaaataaaaaaagatacgCCTCTTCTGGGAGTTCCTTTTTCTTGCAAGGAAGTATTGGGGATAGAAG GTTTACGACAAACTTGTGGGATTTATGAAGAAAGAAATAACATTGCTGATAGTGATGGTGATGCCCCTGCCCTTTATAGAGCTGCTGGAGCAATTCCCGTAACCGTTACGAATGTTCCGGAATTGTGCTATTGGATCCAtccagtaaataaaatatatgggCAGACCAAAAATCCATATGATACCACTAGGATACCTGGTGGTAGTTCAG GTGGTGAAGCAGCGCTCATTGCCTCTGCCGGGGCAGTTATTGGTATCGGAACTGATATGGCAGGGAGCATTCGCATTCCATCATCTTTATGCGGAATATATGGACATAAGCCATCTTCTG GTGTTGTGTCAAATCGAGGCTATTTTCCTTGGATTGAGCCTGAAGAAATGTCATTTGATCACATAAACTGCACCGGTCCTATGTGTCGATATGCTGAAGACTTACTTCTTCTAATGAAAGTATTGAGCCGAAATGATCCCAGGTTGGATCTTGATAAACAG GTGGATTTCAAGAATGTTAAAATATACTACATGGAAGAAACACCTAATAACCCTGTCTTACCTGCTATCAAgcaagcatttaaaaaa gcAGTAACACATTTTGAAGAGCGATTTGAAGTGAAAGCAATCAAATTGCAGCTGCCAGAGTTTGAATACAGCTTCGAtctgtttaaatataaagttttggATGTTGATTTCTTGAGCAAAAGGTTATTGGCTGATAAAAACGGAAAAGTCCACTTGTGGttggaaatattgaaattcatggTCGGAATATCAGAGCActgttttccttttcttctcaccgcaatattagaaaaaaatgaaaaagatcaaATTTACTATGAAACTATGAAAATAGCGGATTCACTGGAAAAGAAACTTCAAAAGATATTTCAGGAAGAAGCTATTTTTTTGCTTCCCGCAGCGCCAGACACAGCACCATTTTGTCACTCATCCATAACAAAATTGCGTAATATGATGTATTTTCCGATTTTCAATCATTTTGGTGTACCCATTACAAGTGTACCTGTGAGTCTGCATAACGGTCTGCCAATAGGTATACAAGTAGTTAGTGGACAATTGAATGATCGCCTAACAATCGCCGCTGCTGTGGAACTAAATACCgttttcagagggtggaaaaatCCGTGTTCCACAACTGCAAGAAAAGTGTGGTCTgcataa